Part of the Azoarcus sp. KH32C genome, CACGCAGTTCCTGCCAGTTCCGCGCCTGCGCGAGGGGATGGCCGATGCGGCCGGCTGGGGCCGCGGGCACCTCCGCCAGCGCCTCGAAGCTCACCTCGTAGGGCAAATCCTGCGGATTCGCCAGCGCCACCGCGAAATCGAGGCGCCCTTCGATGAGCCCGGGGAGCACGCTCGTCAAGAGCCCCTCGTCGAGCGTCAACGCGGCGTCCGGCTGCACCCTGCGGAACTCGTTCAGCACACGCGGCAGCACCTTCGCTGCCACGAACGGTGTCAGCGCGATCGCGATGCGGGCCCCGGCACCGCCGCGCAATAGGCGCACCTCCTCGCGCGCCTTTTCCAGCGTCGCGATCGCCAGACGCGCCCGCACCAGCAGTGCCTGGCCGGCGGGCGTGAAGGCAATGCCCTTATAACTGCGCGTCAGCAGTTCCGCGCCGACGTCTTCCTCCAGCTCACGCAGCGCCTTGGTCAGCGCGCTCTGGCTGAGATGCATCGCCCGAGCCGCGGCGCGGATTGAGCCCGCGTCGGCCACCTGCACGAGCGCCTTGAGCTGATGGTCCTTCATCGCGGGAGGTGATCACCGTTGGTTGTCATTACGGAAAAACTACCGCCTTCCATCG contains:
- a CDS encoding LysR substrate-binding domain-containing protein, which translates into the protein MKDHQLKALVQVADAGSIRAAARAMHLSQSALTKALRELEEDVGAELLTRSYKGIAFTPAGQALLVRARLAIATLEKAREEVRLLRGGAGARIAIALTPFVAAKVLPRVLNEFRRVQPDAALTLDEGLLTSVLPGLIEGRLDFAVALANPQDLPYEVSFEALAEVPAAPAGRIGHPLAQARNWQELRAASWVLNLAEASQGNHLVRWLAANGIELPADTVRCASPTLMLELMRRTDHVGFGPVELIEDPLFGVGLQRFAVEPLPPPMSLGILSLRGVPLSVAAKPLAALFERHLRR